The following coding sequences lie in one Oncorhynchus kisutch isolate 150728-3 linkage group LG17, Okis_V2, whole genome shotgun sequence genomic window:
- the LOC109908290 gene encoding G-protein coupled receptor 182 translates to MNEFDLHNSSLNFFNGTPWFVYECTLNLDKDYQRIALFLLYLLLFMVGLAENTLVVWVNWRRRHSANGVLFCVINVSLSDLMVVLMLPFYMLEVTMDKVWLWGRFLCKVTHLIYVINFYSSSFFLAFMTLERYLSLSRPSSPACFPVARRRRWLLCGGLWLLSLFLALLENVHMDLLEWDEPGCYMLPENNYTEWFVSVSFLCLIFQFLGPASIIVTCNILIARAVRSAPDVQGKRDVWLVHVYSLVFVLCWLPYHIVLFLMMVDDLDPHVFSCNTVEVLYNSYGVVEGLSLFHCIANPILYNFLSKSFRSNLINAVVHYVPREFPGGSNPQETAPNAGGPDTRKKECKLSNMSTSHSDVAGL, encoded by the coding sequence ATGAACGAATTTGACTTGCACAACTCCTCGTTAAATTTCTTCAATGGCACGCCCTGGTTCGTCTACGAGTGCACCCTCAATCTGGATAAGGACTATCAGCGGATCGCCTTGTTCCTGCTCTACCTGCTGCTGTTCATGGTGGGGCTGGCTGAAAACACCCTGGTGGTCTGGGTCAATTGGCGCCGGCGCCACTCGGCCAACGGCGTCTTGTTCTGCGTCATCAACGTGAGCTTGTCGGACCTGATGGTGGTTCTGATGTTGCCCTTCTACATGCTGGAGGTGACCATGGACAAGGTATGGCTGTGGGGCCGCTTCCTGTGTAAAGTCACCCACCTCATCTACGTGATCAACTTCTATAGCAGCTCCTTCTTCCTGGCCTTCATGACCCTGGAGCGCTACCTGTCCCTGTCCAggccctcgtctcctgcctgcTTCCCCGTAGCCAGACGTCGCCGCTGGCTACTCTGCGGTGGTctctggctcctctccctgttcctggcTCTGCTGGAGAACGTCCACATGGACCTGCTGGAGTGGGACGAGCCGGGCTGCTACATGCTGCCAGAGAACAACTACACTGAGTGGTTTGTCTCCGTCTCCTTTCTCTGCCTCATCTTCCAGTTCCTTGGCCCGGCCTCCATCATCGTCACCTGTAACATCTTGATAGCCCGAGCGGTGCGCTCCGCTCCAGACGTGCAGGGAAAACGGGACGTCTGGCTGGTGCATGTGTACTCCCTGGTGTTTGTCCTCTGCTGGCTGCCGTACCACATCGTCTTGTTCCTGATGATGGTGGATGATCTGGACCCTCACGTGTTCAGCTGCAACACAGTGGAGGTGCTCTACAACTCCTACGGTGTGGTTGAGGGCCTGTCGCTCTTCCACTGCATCGCCAACCCTATCCTTTACAACTTCCTCAGCAAGAGCTTCCGTTCCAACCTGATCAACGCTGTGGTCCACTATGTACCCAGGGAGTTCCCAGGAGGGTCGAATCCCCAAGAAACTGCACCCAACGCAGGAGGACCAGACACTAGGAAGAAGGAATGCAAGCTTAGCAACATGAGCACCAGTCACTCTGATGTTGCTGGGTTGTAG